A part of Salmo salar chromosome ssa18, Ssal_v3.1, whole genome shotgun sequence genomic DNA contains:
- the LOC100196663 gene encoding adenosine kinase a isoform X1, translated as MTAASPNSLFGMGNPLLDISAVVDKDFLEKYGLKPNDQILAEDKHKALFDEIVKKFKVEYHAGGATQNSIKIAQWMIQDPHKVCTFFGCIGEDKFGEILKQKSEEAHVDAYYYEQTEEPTGTCAACITGDNRSLVANLAAANCYKKDKHLDLKENWKLVEKAKVYYIAGFFLTVSLESILKVAKHASENNKLFTLNLSAPFISQFFKDALMEVMPYVDVLFGNETEAATFSKEQGFQTEDIEEIAKKAEALPKVNKKRPRIVVFTQGKDGTIMTKGGDKVETFPVLKIDQKDIVDTNGAGDAFVGGFLSELVQDKELEQCVKAGHYAANVIIRRAGCTFPEKPDFH; from the exons gtacgGTCTGAAGCCCAACGACCAGATCCTGGCAGAGGACAAGCATAAAGCATT GTTTGATGAGATTGTCAAAAAGTTTAAAGTAGAGTACCATGCCGGAGGAGCTACACAGAATTCTATAAAAATCGCCcag tggatgatCCAGGATCCCCATAAGGTGTGTACGTTCTTCGGCTGTATCGGAGAGGATAAGTTTGGGGAGATTCTGAAGCAGAAGTCAGAGGAGGCCCACGTGGATGCCTACTACTATGAGCAGACAGAGGAGCCTACAGGGACCTGCGCCGCATGTATCACCGGAGACAACAG GTCTCTGGTAGCTAACCTAGCAGCAGCTAACTGTTATaagaaggacaaacatctggaCTTGAAGGAGAACTGGAAACTGGTGGAAAAAGCCAAAGTTTACTATATCGCT GGTTTCTTCCTGACAGTGTCTCTGGAGTCCATACTGAAAGTGGCCAAACACGCTTCTGAGAACAACAAGCTGTTTACTCTGAACCTCTCCGCTCCCTTCATCTCCCAGTTCTTCAAAGACGCCCTCATGGAGGTCATGCCCTATGTGGACGTGCTGTTCGGCAACGAGACG gAGGCGGCCACGTTTTCAAAAGAGCAAGGCTTTCAG ACTGAGGACATCGAGGAGATTGCCAAGAAGGCCGAGGCTCTACCCAAAGTCAACAAGAAGAGACCGAGAATCGTTGTTTTTACTCAGGGGAAGGACGGAACCATCATGACCAAAG gaggtGACAAGGTGGAGACGTTCCCAGTGCTGAAGATTGACCAGAAGGACATTGTGGACACAAATGGAGCCGGAGATGCCTTTGTAGGAG gATTCCTGTCAGAGTTGGTCCAGGACAAGGAGTTGGAACAGTGTGTGAAAGCAGGACATTACGCTGCCAACGTCATCATCAGACGAGCAGGATGCACCTTCCCCGAAAAACCAGACTTCCACTGA